One genomic window of Psychrobacter cibarius includes the following:
- a CDS encoding YkvA family protein, with protein sequence MAEKAIDKQKKEDILDTDLEYLINEEEKLQEKLKDSSHLERFAKDLMLFMSLIKDYYQGNYRDIPYKTISAGVVGLLYTLNPIDIIPDFIPFIGHIDDALVLTFCLKLVEKDLQKYQTWKKKQTATDLKKNR encoded by the coding sequence ATGGCTGAGAAAGCGATTGATAAACAGAAAAAAGAGGACATATTGGATACCGATTTAGAGTACCTCATTAACGAAGAAGAAAAACTGCAAGAAAAGCTAAAAGACAGTAGCCATCTTGAGCGTTTTGCCAAAGATTTGATGCTATTCATGAGCTTGATTAAAGACTATTATCAAGGAAACTATCGCGATATTCCCTATAAAACCATTTCAGCAGGTGTGGTTGGACTGCTCTATACTCTCAATCCAATCGATATCATTCCAGATTTCATACCTTTTATCGGTCATATTGACGATGCGCTAGTCCTCACCTTTTGCTTGAAGTTGGTCGAAAAAGATTTGCAAAAATATCAAACTTGGAAAAAAAAACAAACCGCTACTGACTTAAAGAAAAACAGGTAA
- the dnaQ gene encoding DNA polymerase III subunit epsilon, with protein MSDNRTSAQPFNTSNAMNPLAAKSNTTVAYTDGACKGNPGAGGWGAHLIFSDGRTQDLYGGDKETTNNRMELMGAIQALTHSPHEHNLEIWTDSSYVKKGITEWIEGWKKRGWKTASKKPVANQDLWQQLDKLCQQRDVDWHWVKGHAGHAGNEKADELANLGVTSSSEELSSIEPQDTAKKKGQIMPNTAQNAAHDDWLSFDPLGLDMTDDELDEDVIDTDNDTNPADDMMSKIEMPETQTSMTDATINDHVPATVTGIEEANTPKFDGDTSRANPYFIPLLPKPIHRHESDRQLIMDTETTGLDPLKGDRIIEVGIVEMIGRKFTGEKLHVYINPQRGMDDEVIRIHGISEAFLTDKPTFDQVAQSLYDFMDGAEIIAHNATFDMNFLNMEFAKVGMNDFAERVQVTDSLVMAKQQYPGQKNTLDALVRRLNVGKQDRTFHGALLDSEILAEVYLAMTGGQVTLAIEEDTQTDGGQTAHASFANLASLLLESSMDENTNQEWYAALAEAYPELKANM; from the coding sequence ATGTCAGACAATCGCACCTCAGCGCAGCCATTCAACACCAGTAACGCGATGAATCCGTTGGCCGCCAAATCAAACACCACCGTGGCCTATACGGATGGTGCCTGTAAAGGCAATCCAGGCGCGGGTGGCTGGGGCGCACACCTCATTTTTAGTGATGGACGTACACAAGATTTGTACGGCGGTGATAAAGAGACGACCAATAATCGCATGGAGTTGATGGGCGCGATACAAGCATTGACCCATAGCCCGCATGAGCACAACCTCGAGATTTGGACAGACTCAAGCTATGTCAAAAAAGGCATCACCGAATGGATAGAGGGTTGGAAAAAAAGAGGCTGGAAAACGGCAAGTAAAAAACCCGTCGCCAATCAAGACCTTTGGCAGCAATTAGACAAGCTATGCCAGCAGCGCGATGTTGACTGGCATTGGGTAAAAGGTCACGCAGGACATGCAGGCAATGAAAAAGCGGACGAGCTGGCAAACTTAGGCGTGACGTCCAGCAGTGAAGAATTATCGAGCATAGAGCCGCAAGACACGGCTAAAAAAAAAGGGCAAATAATGCCTAATACAGCGCAAAATGCTGCTCACGATGACTGGCTAAGTTTCGATCCACTGGGTCTGGATATGACAGATGATGAGCTTGACGAAGATGTCATAGACACTGATAACGATACAAACCCTGCCGATGATATGATGAGTAAAATAGAGATGCCGGAAACCCAAACGTCTATGACTGATGCAACGATAAATGATCATGTGCCTGCTACCGTTACTGGCATAGAAGAAGCTAATACACCAAAATTTGACGGCGACACCAGCCGTGCCAATCCGTATTTCATACCGCTGCTACCCAAACCTATCCATCGTCATGAGTCTGATCGCCAGCTCATTATGGATACTGAAACCACAGGTCTTGATCCGTTAAAAGGCGACCGTATTATCGAAGTCGGTATCGTGGAGATGATCGGGCGTAAATTTACGGGTGAAAAGCTCCACGTTTATATCAATCCACAGCGCGGCATGGATGACGAGGTCATTCGTATCCATGGTATTTCTGAGGCATTTTTGACCGACAAACCTACCTTCGATCAAGTTGCTCAGTCGCTCTATGATTTTATGGACGGCGCAGAAATCATCGCTCATAACGCCACTTTTGATATGAACTTCTTAAACATGGAGTTTGCCAAAGTTGGTATGAACGACTTTGCCGAGCGCGTACAAGTGACTGACTCGCTGGTCATGGCAAAGCAGCAATATCCTGGGCAAAAAAACACCCTAGATGCTTTAGTGCGTCGCCTAAATGTGGGAAAGCAAGATCGTACTTTTCACGGCGCCTTACTTGATTCAGAGATTTTAGCAGAAGTTTATCTGGCGATGACAGGTGGGCAGGTTACACTCGCCATTGAAGAAGACACGCAAACAGATGGCGGGCAGACAGCACACGCCAGTTTTGCCAATTTAGCGTCTTTGTTGCTAGAGTCTTCTATGGATGAAAATACCAATCAAGAGTGGTATGCCGCGCTCGCAGAAGCGTATCCTGAGCTAAAAGCCAATATGTAG
- a CDS encoding SDR family NAD(P)-dependent oxidoreductase, whose protein sequence is MTLNTNGIASDVTGKRILITGGASGIGAASALLLASRGAKVVIGDMAEEMGAAVAKQAQDAGNSVVFKKVDVTSGDEVRALFDFAVETLGGLDVVVNNAGIDHKPSPMHELSDEDFDRNIAVNLKGVWHCMRAAVTCMATNGGGHVINVASIAGLRSAPLLSAYSAAKHGVMGLTKSAAHEYARANIRFNAVCPSFIDTPMVRNTMAKMDERAQKATINASPLRRLGDVNEVSGAIAWLASDESSFMNGHAFTLDGGMLA, encoded by the coding sequence ATGACACTGAATACAAACGGAATTGCATCAGATGTAACGGGCAAACGAATTTTGATTACTGGCGGTGCCTCTGGTATCGGTGCAGCAAGCGCGCTATTACTAGCCAGTCGCGGCGCAAAAGTCGTGATCGGTGATATGGCAGAAGAGATGGGGGCTGCGGTTGCTAAGCAAGCTCAAGACGCTGGTAACAGTGTTGTCTTCAAAAAAGTAGACGTGACCAGTGGCGACGAAGTGCGTGCGTTGTTCGACTTTGCAGTAGAAACGCTTGGCGGTCTAGATGTGGTGGTAAACAATGCTGGTATCGACCATAAGCCTTCGCCAATGCACGAGCTAAGCGATGAAGATTTTGACCGTAATATTGCGGTTAATTTAAAAGGCGTCTGGCATTGTATGCGCGCTGCGGTTACTTGTATGGCGACCAATGGCGGTGGTCATGTGATTAATGTCGCGTCTATTGCTGGTTTGCGTTCTGCACCATTACTGTCAGCGTATAGCGCTGCCAAACATGGCGTGATGGGTCTGACCAAGTCAGCTGCCCATGAGTACGCGCGCGCCAACATTCGTTTCAACGCGGTATGCCCAAGCTTCATTGATACGCCAATGGTTCGCAATACCATGGCAAAAATGGATGAGCGCGCGCAAAAAGCCACTATTAATGCCAGTCCATTACGCCGTTTGGGAGACGTTAACGAAGTGTCAGGCGCGATTGCTTGGCTGGCTAGTGATGAAAGCAGTTTTATGAACGGTCATGCGTTTACCCTTGATGGTGGCATGTTGGCTTAA
- a CDS encoding acyl-CoA dehydrogenase, protein MAADTLINDFELPFQLYDVLGTENLTKHAKFAEHSRETFDAVLDTANKIATQLFLPHNHVADKNEPQFDGKKVSMISDVKVAFDAFRESGFIAGRYSFEDGGMQLPETVMTAVAGYFMAANPSTTAYPFLTTAAINVISHFASDEIKTAFMPRMLTGEFTGTMALTEPHAGSSLADIKTTAVKQDDGSYRVKGSKIYISGGDHELSDNIVHLVLAKVPGGPGGVKGISLFAVPKYRLNDDASVGERNDVHLTGLIHKLGYRGTTSTALSFGDEGECYGYLIGEEHFGLRYMFKMMNEARIAVGFGASMVGYRGYQYSLDYAKDRTQGRIAPNNKPEDAATAIINHGDVKRMLLAQKAYSEGGISLCLYGSNLIDRINTCEDEILKNELTELLDLLTPVLKAWPSEYGPKANDLGIQVLGGAGYTREYQAEQFWRDNRLNPIHEGTNGVQALDLSFRKLWQNKGLGIQILKREITQDLESITTPETAQLAGKLMPYMGHLHEVLVHLSKVLQTEEAVTLTGNAQALMNIFASIVLSWIWIRQASKAEQLLSTTQDAEQQNFYKGKIQAAKYFIDWELPLVKRDIELLINTNSVCTDMQTEWF, encoded by the coding sequence ATGGCAGCAGATACGCTAATCAATGACTTTGAGTTACCGTTCCAATTGTATGATGTATTGGGCACTGAAAATTTAACCAAGCATGCTAAGTTTGCAGAACATAGCCGCGAAACGTTTGACGCAGTACTGGATACGGCCAATAAAATTGCGACTCAGCTGTTTTTGCCGCATAACCATGTAGCAGACAAGAACGAGCCACAGTTTGATGGCAAAAAAGTCAGCATGATAAGTGATGTAAAGGTCGCTTTTGATGCATTCCGCGAGTCAGGGTTCATCGCAGGTCGCTATAGTTTTGAAGACGGCGGTATGCAGCTGCCTGAAACGGTAATGACAGCCGTGGCAGGTTATTTTATGGCCGCCAATCCTTCAACCACTGCGTATCCGTTTTTGACGACTGCTGCGATTAATGTCATCTCGCATTTTGCTAGTGATGAAATTAAAACTGCCTTTATGCCGCGAATGCTGACAGGTGAGTTCACCGGAACCATGGCATTAACAGAGCCGCATGCAGGTTCCTCACTGGCAGATATCAAAACCACTGCGGTAAAACAAGATGATGGCTCTTATCGCGTCAAAGGCAGCAAAATTTATATCTCAGGTGGCGATCACGAACTGTCTGACAATATTGTCCACTTAGTGTTGGCCAAAGTGCCAGGTGGTCCAGGTGGCGTGAAGGGTATCTCTTTATTTGCTGTCCCCAAGTATCGTTTAAACGATGATGCATCGGTCGGCGAGCGTAACGATGTGCATTTGACAGGACTCATTCATAAGCTGGGCTATAGAGGCACGACGTCGACGGCATTGAGCTTCGGTGACGAAGGCGAGTGTTATGGTTATCTGATCGGTGAAGAGCATTTCGGCCTGCGCTATATGTTCAAAATGATGAATGAGGCGCGCATCGCTGTTGGTTTTGGCGCATCGATGGTGGGTTATCGTGGTTATCAGTATTCACTTGATTATGCCAAAGATAGAACGCAAGGCAGAATCGCCCCGAACAACAAGCCTGAAGATGCGGCAACCGCCATCATCAATCATGGTGACGTAAAGCGCATGCTACTGGCGCAAAAAGCGTACTCTGAAGGCGGTATTTCACTGTGTTTATACGGCTCAAACCTGATTGACCGTATCAACACTTGTGAAGACGAAATCCTAAAAAACGAGCTAACAGAATTACTAGACTTGCTAACCCCAGTACTTAAAGCATGGCCATCTGAGTATGGGCCAAAAGCCAATGATTTGGGTATTCAAGTATTGGGCGGTGCAGGTTATACGCGTGAGTATCAGGCTGAGCAGTTTTGGCGTGACAATCGTCTCAATCCCATTCATGAAGGCACAAATGGCGTGCAAGCGTTAGATTTGTCATTCCGTAAGTTATGGCAAAACAAGGGTCTTGGTATTCAAATCCTAAAACGTGAAATCACACAGGATTTGGAAAGCATCACTACACCAGAAACGGCTCAATTGGCAGGTAAATTGATGCCTTACATGGGTCACTTGCATGAAGTATTGGTGCATCTCAGCAAAGTTCTACAAACTGAAGAAGCAGTGACATTGACGGGCAACGCGCAAGCACTCATGAATATCTTTGCCTCGATTGTGCTGAGCTGGATTTGGATTCGTCAAGCGAGTAAAGCTGAGCAGCTATTAAGTACCACGCAAGATGCTGAGCAACAGAATTTTTATAAAGGCAAGATACAAGCGGCCAAATATTTTATCGATTGGGAATTACCATTAGTTAAACGCGACATCGAATTATTAATCAACACCAACTCTGTTTGCACTGATATGCAAACAGAATGGTTCTAA
- a CDS encoding helix-turn-helix domain-containing protein: MPYFKPFKVIIIGFDGVLGSALTGALDLFSFTGVSWQRFLDEPVEPRFNVQIASVGGVDIRCSNRLIMQAHCDIQDVAECDLLLIPTIGDSIDKALSQNADLIPHLTRLADTKSDIASNCSGAFFLAKAGLLDNRIATTHWGYASKFKADFPLVDLQENQFVTHSRSKSDSQSGNIFCAAGGSAFYDLGLLLIERYCGREISTQVAKTQIIDSKRGNQNSYTNVTLHKPHSDQLVKQVQEFIEENFKQSIQVSGLAAMVNITPRTLNRRFQSCVAMRPIEYIQAVRIEQAKRLLELGDVSIKSLAEQVGYDDISSFTRLFKRATELTPKEYQDKFSRLAI; encoded by the coding sequence ATGCCCTATTTCAAACCCTTTAAAGTCATCATCATTGGATTCGATGGTGTGCTCGGCAGTGCATTGACAGGTGCGTTAGATTTATTCTCATTTACGGGTGTCAGCTGGCAACGATTTTTAGATGAGCCAGTAGAACCAAGATTCAACGTGCAGATAGCAAGCGTTGGTGGCGTAGATATCAGATGTAGCAACCGCTTAATCATGCAAGCGCATTGCGATATTCAGGACGTGGCCGAGTGCGACTTACTATTGATTCCGACGATTGGTGATTCAATCGATAAGGCACTGAGCCAAAATGCAGATTTGATACCCCATCTAACGCGGTTGGCAGACACTAAATCAGATATAGCCAGCAACTGTAGCGGTGCTTTCTTTTTGGCAAAAGCAGGATTATTAGATAATAGAATCGCCACCACGCACTGGGGTTACGCCAGTAAATTCAAGGCAGATTTTCCACTCGTTGACTTACAAGAAAACCAGTTTGTCACTCACTCAAGGAGCAAGTCAGATAGCCAGTCGGGTAATATATTTTGTGCGGCGGGCGGTAGTGCATTTTATGATTTGGGATTGTTATTAATAGAGCGTTACTGCGGACGTGAGATTTCTACTCAAGTAGCCAAAACCCAAATCATCGATAGTAAACGAGGCAATCAAAACAGCTATACCAATGTGACGTTGCATAAACCACATTCAGATCAGCTGGTTAAGCAAGTACAAGAGTTTATCGAGGAAAACTTCAAGCAATCTATTCAAGTTAGCGGCTTGGCAGCCATGGTAAATATCACCCCACGCACGTTAAATAGACGCTTTCAGTCCTGCGTTGCGATGCGCCCGATTGAGTATATTCAAGCGGTGCGCATTGAGCAGGCCAAACGCTTACTTGAATTAGGCGATGTATCGATAAAGTCGCTTGCCGAGCAAGTTGGCTATGATGATATCTCCTCATTCACACGCCTATTCAAACGTGCGACAGAGCTAACTCCCAAAGAATATCAAGATAAATTTTCGCGGTTAGCGATTTAG
- a CDS encoding RnfABCDGE type electron transport complex subunit B encodes MQSTTSKNSTHIRLTNLPILFDTLDIERLPADIQAKISYIDACLPQTQCGLCEHPDGCLPYAAAIVLDNEPYNKCVPGGQPVTKAIAQIINIDSNEAILSAAPSQWPIDATSERPTEVRAVIREDDCIGCTKCIPACPVDAIVGTGKHMHTIFTDLCTGCELCIAPCPVDCIDLVTVERELSSSERTTEQEDLRQRYHTHLRRVTEQLADSSNSRPVVSMVEAKLNNAASQSLNISEAQAKNTIAAAKLRSKIKKLEKQLSVRPNKSKQVELDALQVELSQL; translated from the coding sequence ATGCAAAGCACCACTAGTAAAAATAGCACCCACATCCGTCTCACCAATTTGCCAATCTTGTTCGACACTTTGGATATAGAGCGCTTACCTGCGGACATACAAGCGAAAATCTCATATATTGATGCTTGTCTACCGCAAACACAATGTGGACTTTGCGAGCACCCAGACGGCTGCTTGCCCTATGCCGCCGCTATCGTGCTTGACAATGAGCCATACAATAAATGTGTACCCGGTGGTCAACCCGTTACCAAGGCCATTGCTCAAATTATTAATATAGATAGTAATGAAGCGATACTTAGCGCGGCGCCTTCTCAGTGGCCAATAGATGCAACCTCTGAACGTCCGACTGAGGTACGTGCGGTGATCCGTGAAGATGATTGTATCGGCTGCACCAAATGTATACCTGCCTGCCCAGTCGATGCTATTGTCGGTACTGGTAAGCACATGCATACTATCTTTACGGATTTATGTACGGGCTGCGAGCTTTGCATCGCTCCTTGTCCAGTCGACTGTATCGACTTGGTCACTGTTGAACGGGAGCTGTCTAGCTCTGAACGTACCACAGAGCAAGAAGATTTAAGACAGCGCTATCATACTCATTTAAGACGCGTCACCGAGCAGCTGGCTGATAGTAGCAATAGTAGACCTGTGGTCAGCATGGTTGAAGCAAAACTGAACAATGCCGCTAGTCAATCGTTGAATATCAGCGAAGCGCAGGCAAAAAACACCATTGCCGCAGCGAAGCTTCGTAGTAAAATTAAAAAGCTAGAAAAGCAGCTAAGTGTCCGTCCAAATAAGAGCAAACAAGTAGAGCTTGACGCGTTGCAAGTGGAGTTAAGTCAGCTTTAA
- a CDS encoding SDR family oxidoreductase, with product MKDLFDLTGKIALVTGASRGIGESIARLLASRGAHVIVSSRKIDACQAVADSIVADGHKASAFACHVGEMAQIDAIFEHIKSEFGQIDILVNNAAANPYYGHILDTDLAAFDKTVEVNIRGYFFMSTAAGKMMKEQGGGVILNTASVNGLVAGDKQGIYSITKAAVISMTKAFAKECGPLNIRVNALLPGLTDTKFASALTTNDKVLKMALHAIPLGRVADPDEMAGTVLYLVSDASSYTTGATIVVDGGMLA from the coding sequence ATGAAAGATTTATTCGATTTAACCGGCAAGATTGCTTTAGTCACTGGTGCTAGCCGCGGTATTGGCGAATCTATTGCTCGTTTATTAGCATCAAGAGGCGCGCACGTTATCGTCTCTAGCCGTAAGATTGATGCTTGCCAAGCAGTCGCTGATAGCATCGTCGCTGACGGTCACAAAGCCAGTGCCTTTGCTTGCCACGTGGGCGAGATGGCGCAGATTGATGCGATTTTTGAGCATATCAAAAGCGAGTTTGGCCAAATCGATATCTTAGTTAATAACGCCGCAGCCAACCCATATTATGGTCATATCTTAGATACGGATTTAGCCGCTTTTGATAAGACGGTTGAGGTAAATATCCGCGGTTACTTCTTTATGTCGACAGCCGCTGGCAAAATGATGAAAGAGCAAGGTGGCGGCGTCATCTTGAATACCGCATCGGTCAATGGCTTGGTTGCAGGCGACAAGCAAGGTATCTACTCAATCACCAAAGCAGCTGTTATTAGCATGACTAAAGCCTTTGCCAAAGAATGTGGTCCATTGAATATCCGCGTTAATGCTTTATTGCCAGGCTTGACCGATACTAAGTTCGCCTCGGCGTTGACCACCAATGATAAAGTGTTAAAGATGGCGCTGCATGCAATTCCATTAGGTCGTGTGGCTGACCCAGATGAGATGGCAGGCACCGTATTGTATCTAGTGTCTGATGCGTCAAGTTATACCACTGGCGCAACGATAGTCGTTGATGGTGGGATGTTGGCCTAG
- a CDS encoding NADP-dependent oxidoreductase: MTTINKQWRLKARPVGEPSAETWDYTETEIPTITDGQLLIKIEYISIDPAMRGWLNDAKSYIAPVQIGDVMRAGTVGEVIESKHEKFAVGDYVAGHDGVQSYAVSDGANLYKVDPNLAPLSYYLGVLGMPGMTGYFGLLKTGQPKAGETVVVSGAAGAVGSLVGQIAKIKGCRVVGIAGGAEKCKFLVDELGFDATIDYKNEDVKKALKKTCPDGVDVYFDNVGGDILNDVLTQINLHARIVICGAISQYNNTTEVKGPSNYLSLLVNRARMEGIVVFDNLKEYPVAMKDIAGWIQSGDMKVKDHIVEGIETFPDTLMMLFKGENFGKLVLKVEG; encoded by the coding sequence ATGACAACGATAAATAAACAGTGGCGATTAAAGGCGAGACCGGTAGGCGAGCCTAGTGCCGAGACTTGGGATTATACCGAGACAGAAATACCGACTATCACCGATGGTCAGCTACTGATTAAGATTGAATATATCTCTATCGACCCGGCGATGCGTGGTTGGTTGAACGATGCCAAATCTTATATCGCACCTGTACAGATTGGTGACGTCATGCGCGCCGGTACTGTAGGCGAAGTGATTGAAAGTAAGCATGAGAAGTTTGCGGTTGGTGACTATGTCGCAGGTCACGATGGCGTGCAGTCTTATGCCGTCAGTGATGGTGCTAATCTGTATAAAGTTGATCCAAATCTAGCACCACTGTCTTACTATTTAGGCGTACTCGGTATGCCCGGTATGACAGGGTATTTCGGTCTGCTAAAAACAGGTCAGCCAAAAGCGGGCGAGACTGTAGTCGTCTCTGGTGCTGCTGGTGCCGTTGGTAGCTTGGTTGGTCAGATTGCCAAGATCAAAGGCTGCCGCGTCGTTGGTATCGCGGGCGGTGCTGAAAAATGTAAATTTTTAGTCGATGAGCTTGGGTTTGATGCGACGATTGACTATAAAAACGAAGATGTGAAAAAAGCACTAAAGAAAACTTGCCCAGATGGCGTCGATGTGTACTTTGACAACGTAGGCGGCGATATCTTGAATGACGTGCTCACACAAATAAATCTGCATGCGCGTATCGTTATTTGCGGTGCGATTAGTCAATATAACAACACCACAGAAGTCAAAGGCCCCTCGAACTATTTATCATTATTGGTCAATCGTGCCCGCATGGAAGGCATCGTGGTATTCGATAATCTCAAAGAATATCCAGTCGCCATGAAAGACATCGCTGGCTGGATTCAGTCAGGTGATATGAAAGTAAAAGACCATATCGTTGAAGGTATCGAGACGTTCCCAGATACCTTGATGATGCTCTTTAAAGGTGAAAACTTCGGCAAACTAGTACTTAAGGTAGAGGGATAG
- a CDS encoding LD-carboxypeptidase, which produces MFFKSQLLTDDRNKNEHTAIATTSGLNRRQFLRRVGISAGTAALATQGVSQVFAASPIDPNNSPQLTKDDLPTALLGERSSSQPSLTQTRCITPTIETRLFASSNVGGSDDRNQLALDRVACAGFKVNNPTITNRQYLRFAGTDSQRASDLQNIATGAIAAPKLLLGVRGGYGAMRLLPMVDWSTLGRIMKEHGTILAGFSDVTAIQCALLAKGDMSSLAAPMLYSEFGKTVPDQVSCRQFVEALTNSNLTINISDASLTSQQLPSILTSTEPKTITGKMWGGNLSVVSALAGSEYLPRIDGGIVFLEDVGEQPYRIERMLYDLYLAGIFKYQQAIVFGALSGTGEDSYDKCYDVATVIRQLHKLTGLPIYSGMRFGHIGQKHSFPLGATCQLTPNIDGGYQLAFTDYPTIKTDAIQAEGLWQNA; this is translated from the coding sequence ATGTTTTTTAAGAGTCAGTTATTAACAGATGATAGAAACAAAAATGAGCATACAGCGATTGCAACAACATCTGGGCTAAACCGTCGGCAGTTTTTGCGTCGAGTGGGTATCAGTGCGGGTACTGCTGCATTGGCGACGCAAGGTGTTTCTCAGGTATTTGCCGCCAGCCCTATCGACCCTAATAATAGTCCGCAGCTCACCAAGGATGATTTGCCAACCGCGTTATTGGGTGAGCGTTCATCATCACAGCCGTCACTCACGCAAACACGCTGTATTACGCCAACGATTGAGACGCGGCTGTTTGCCAGCTCCAATGTTGGGGGTAGCGATGACCGCAATCAATTGGCATTAGATCGTGTGGCCTGTGCAGGTTTCAAAGTAAATAATCCTACGATTACCAATCGGCAGTATCTGCGTTTTGCTGGTACGGATTCGCAGCGAGCGAGTGACTTACAGAATATCGCTACGGGTGCGATAGCCGCTCCAAAGCTGTTGTTGGGTGTGCGCGGTGGTTACGGTGCCATGCGTTTGTTGCCGATGGTTGATTGGTCGACGCTAGGACGTATTATGAAGGAGCACGGCACGATACTGGCTGGCTTTAGTGATGTGACTGCTATTCAGTGTGCGCTATTGGCAAAGGGTGATATGAGTTCGCTTGCGGCACCGATGCTCTATAGTGAATTTGGCAAAACTGTCCCTGATCAAGTCAGCTGTCGACAGTTTGTTGAAGCGCTCACCAATTCCAATCTAACTATCAACATATCAGACGCGTCTTTAACCAGTCAGCAACTGCCTAGCATCTTGACAAGTACTGAGCCAAAAACCATCACTGGCAAGATGTGGGGCGGCAATCTAAGCGTGGTGTCAGCGCTGGCAGGTAGCGAATATTTACCACGTATTGACGGCGGCATTGTATTTTTGGAAGATGTGGGCGAGCAACCTTATCGTATCGAGCGCATGCTGTACGACTTGTATCTAGCAGGTATCTTTAAGTATCAACAAGCCATTGTGTTTGGTGCATTATCGGGTACAGGGGAGGACAGCTACGACAAATGCTATGATGTCGCGACAGTGATTCGCCAGCTGCATAAATTAACAGGGTTACCCATTTATAGTGGCATGCGCTTTGGTCATATTGGACAAAAACACAGCTTTCCACTCGGAGCGACTTGTCAGCTGACGCCTAATATCGATGGCGGCTACCAGCTAGCATTTACAGATTACCCAACCATTAAGACTGATGCTATCCAAGCAGAAGGCTTGTGGCAGAATGCTTAA
- the nudC gene encoding NAD(+) diphosphatase, which translates to MTSAFVFSDDTVLCRQLPNGWWPVQLELPPSATHSDEETQLAYQVGHVTLLESLAPRHWSPDVKHTNASVDTLKYADILESSDTLESADSSINTPHTFTAQAASAITYDYAIAHHIALPIIAEGSGNAFVPYRQLITQLPAALSDQLSQAIQLLRWQTDTQFCSRCAAPTIHAKRDERAMVCPVCRLRQYPRVQPCVITAITRPNPQTGEMQILLAHHHRYGQRKTAPHLLQSPQPLLYGLIAGFVEVGESLEHAVVREVAEEVNISLSDIRYVSSQPWPFPSNLMLGFRASYAAGEIVIQEDELSHADFFDLSNLPKIPSKGSIAYELIAQIANEQGILL; encoded by the coding sequence ATGACCAGCGCTTTTGTATTTAGTGATGATACTGTTTTATGCCGCCAGCTACCTAATGGATGGTGGCCAGTGCAGCTTGAATTACCCCCATCCGCTACACATTCAGACGAGGAGACCCAGCTTGCTTATCAAGTTGGTCATGTCACGCTACTCGAAAGCCTAGCACCGCGTCACTGGTCGCCTGATGTCAAGCATACTAACGCGAGTGTAGATACTCTGAAGTATGCCGATATTTTAGAAAGTTCCGATACTCTAGAAAGTGCCGACAGTTCGATTAATACTCCCCACACCTTTACTGCGCAAGCGGCTAGCGCCATTACTTATGACTATGCAATTGCACATCATATTGCACTGCCCATCATTGCTGAGGGCAGCGGCAATGCGTTTGTTCCTTATCGCCAGCTGATTACTCAGTTGCCCGCAGCTTTGTCCGATCAGCTTAGCCAAGCGATACAGTTATTGCGCTGGCAAACAGATACACAGTTTTGTAGTCGCTGTGCTGCCCCAACCATTCATGCCAAACGAGATGAGCGTGCGATGGTCTGTCCAGTGTGCCGATTGCGCCAATACCCACGTGTACAACCCTGTGTCATCACAGCTATTACTCGCCCGAATCCGCAAACCGGTGAAATGCAGATTTTGCTAGCCCATCATCATCGTTATGGACAGCGAAAAACAGCGCCTCATTTATTACAGTCGCCACAACCGTTACTATACGGTTTGATTGCAGGCTTTGTAGAAGTGGGTGAAAGCCTAGAACACGCGGTGGTGCGTGAAGTGGCAGAAGAGGTGAATATCAGCCTATCAGATATTCGTTACGTCAGCAGTCAGCCATGGCCATTTCCGTCTAATTTAATGCTAGGCTTTCGTGCTTCTTACGCAGCTGGCGAAATTGTTATCCAAGAAGATGAGCTGTCGCACGCCGATTTTTTTGATCTATCAAATTTGCCCAAAATACCCTCAAAAGGTAGCATTGCTTACGAGCTGATCGCACAAATTGCCAATGAGCAAGGTATTTTGCTTTAA